One Campylobacter lari DNA segment encodes these proteins:
- a CDS encoding DNA adenine methylase, which translates to MLEENPQFLKEQIITYLGNKRSLLEFLNQGFKFAQNELKKDKFSFCDVFSGSGVVSRFVRPYASFIMANDLEDYSKIINECYLSNQNAQFLQELQKYYDFLISDLKLKKGFISKLYAPNDDEYIQKDERVFYTLKNAMYLDSMREKISNLPSNIQKYFIAPLIYEASVHANTSGVFKGFYKDKNGVGKFGGNGANALSRIKGDIALKMPIFSNFTCEYEVFQKDANILAKELDSFDVAYLDPPYNQHPYGSNYFMLNLIANYKKPKEISKVSGIPKDWNRSAFNKEKKAEDALFDLIDDLKAKIVLLSYNCEGFVKKENFTKRLQSLGECFVLEQKYNAFRASRNLSKRSMHIQEQLYVLKKKN; encoded by the coding sequence ATGCTAGAAGAAAATCCACAATTTTTAAAAGAACAAATCATAACTTACCTTGGTAATAAAAGATCCTTGCTTGAGTTTTTAAATCAAGGCTTTAAATTCGCACAAAATGAGCTTAAAAAGGACAAATTTAGTTTTTGCGATGTATTTAGTGGCTCTGGGGTAGTTTCGCGTTTTGTGAGGCCTTATGCGAGTTTTATCATGGCAAATGATTTGGAAGATTATTCTAAAATCATCAATGAATGTTATTTGAGTAATCAAAATGCACAATTTTTACAAGAATTACAAAAATATTATGATTTTTTAATTTCTGATTTAAAACTCAAAAAAGGCTTTATAAGCAAACTTTATGCGCCAAATGATGATGAATATATCCAAAAAGATGAAAGAGTTTTTTACACGCTTAAAAATGCGATGTATTTAGACTCTATGCGAGAAAAAATTTCAAACCTGCCAAGTAATATACAAAAATACTTCATCGCGCCGCTTATCTATGAAGCAAGCGTGCATGCAAATACAAGCGGGGTTTTTAAAGGCTTTTATAAAGATAAAAATGGAGTGGGAAAATTTGGAGGAAATGGAGCAAATGCGCTTAGTCGTATAAAGGGTGATATAGCTTTAAAAATGCCTATTTTTTCAAATTTTACTTGTGAGTATGAGGTTTTTCAAAAAGACGCAAATATTTTAGCTAAGGAGCTTGATAGCTTTGATGTGGCGTATTTAGACCCACCTTATAATCAACACCCTTATGGGTCAAATTATTTTATGTTAAATTTAATCGCTAATTATAAAAAGCCAAAGGAAATTTCAAAGGTTTCTGGCATACCAAAAGACTGGAACCGCAGTGCTTTTAACAAAGAAAAAAAAGCCGAAGATGCTTTGTTTGATTTGATAGATGATTTAAAAGCTAAGATTGTATTACTTTCTTATAATTGTGAGGGTTTTGTAAAAAAAGAAAATTTCACAAAAAGACTTCAAAGTCTTGGAGAATGCTTTGTGCTTGAGCAAAAGTATAATGCCTTTAGAGCTAGTAGAAACCTTTCTAAACGCTCTATGCATATACAAGAACAACTTTATGTGTTAAAAAAGAAGAATTAG
- the rpmI gene encoding 50S ribosomal protein L35 — protein MPKMKSVKSAVKRFKVGKNKIKRGAAYRSHILTKKPAKRMRDLRTSKYVHSTNVKAVEKMLGI, from the coding sequence ATGCCAAAAATGAAAAGCGTTAAAAGTGCTGTTAAACGCTTCAAAGTAGGTAAAAATAAAATCAAAAGAGGTGCTGCTTATAGAAGCCACATTTTGACTAAAAAACCTGCTAAAAGAATGCGCGATCTTCGCACTTCTAAGTATGTTCACTCAACCAATGTTAAAGCGGTTGAAAAAATGTTAGGAATTTAA
- the rplT gene encoding 50S ribosomal protein L20, with protein sequence MARVKTGVVRRRRHKKVLKLARGFYSGRRKHFRKAKEQLERSLVYAYRDRRRKKRDFRRLWIVRINAACRLNDISYSRFINGLKKAGIELDRKILADLAMNDAAAFAKIADAAKKAL encoded by the coding sequence ATGGCAAGAGTAAAAACAGGTGTTGTAAGACGCCGCAGACATAAAAAAGTTTTAAAACTTGCGCGTGGTTTTTATAGTGGTCGCCGCAAACACTTTAGAAAAGCTAAAGAACAATTAGAAAGAAGTTTGGTTTATGCGTATCGTGATAGACGCCGCAAAAAACGTGATTTCCGTCGTCTTTGGATAGTACGTATCAATGCAGCTTGCAGACTAAATGATATTAGTTATTCAAGATTTATAAATGGTCTTAAAAAAGCAGGCATTGAGCTTGATAGAAAAATCTTAGCTGATTTAGCGATGAATGATGCAGCTGCTTTTGCTAAAATAGCAGATGCTGCTAAAAAAGCACTTTAA
- a CDS encoding DNA ligase encodes MLLKKHFNLTARLFISLVFLFTLFLNPLFAKDILLFKVYDEKAFKDINLSHYLMSEKLDGVRGLWSGKSMQTRAGNAIKLPLFFTKNFPKFELDGELWIKRASFEEISSLIRQENPDEKLWQKVSYNVFDVPNACEEFKLDPCTLEARLEVLKKYLVKNPNDFIKIIPQIHIKDKNHLKQFYQDIISHKGEGAIIRLNNAPYEKKRSSNAFKLKPFDDTECVVKKHFEGKGKFEGKMGSLLCEAVIEGKKVSFKIGSGFKESDRLNPPPVGAIITFKYNGLTKNGKPKFASFLRVHENSVLK; translated from the coding sequence ATGCTGCTAAAAAAGCACTTTAATCTTACTGCAAGGCTTTTTATAAGCCTTGTTTTTCTCTTTACTCTCTTTTTAAATCCTCTTTTTGCAAAAGATATTTTACTTTTTAAAGTTTATGATGAAAAAGCATTTAAAGATATAAATTTAAGCCATTATCTCATGAGCGAAAAACTCGATGGCGTAAGAGGACTTTGGAGTGGTAAGTCTATGCAAACAAGAGCAGGAAATGCTATAAAACTTCCTTTATTTTTCACAAAAAACTTTCCTAAATTTGAGTTAGATGGAGAACTTTGGATAAAAAGAGCTTCTTTTGAAGAAATTTCATCTTTAATACGCCAAGAAAATCCTGATGAAAAACTTTGGCAAAAAGTAAGTTATAATGTCTTTGATGTGCCAAATGCTTGCGAGGAATTTAAACTTGATCCTTGTACTTTAGAAGCAAGATTAGAAGTTTTAAAAAAGTATTTGGTTAAAAATCCAAATGATTTTATAAAAATCATCCCACAAATTCACATTAAAGATAAAAATCATTTAAAGCAATTTTACCAAGATATCATTTCGCATAAAGGTGAGGGTGCGATCATAAGATTAAACAACGCACCTTATGAAAAGAAAAGATCAAGCAATGCTTTTAAACTAAAACCTTTTGATGATACAGAATGTGTTGTAAAAAAGCATTTTGAAGGTAAGGGAAAATTTGAAGGTAAAATGGGATCTTTACTTTGTGAAGCAGTGATTGAGGGTAAAAAAGTAAGTTTTAAAATAGGCTCAGGTTTTAAAGAAAGCGATCGCTTAAACCCTCCGCCAGTTGGTGCTATCATCACTTTTAAATACAACGGCTTAACCAAAAATGGCAAGCCAAAATTTGCTAGCTTTTTAAGAGTGCATGAAAATAGCGTTTTAAAATAA
- a CDS encoding metal ABC transporter permease — MLELLSSSFIQNAFLAAFLTSIACGIMGTLIMINRLSSMAGGITHGAFGGIGIAFYFGLPVLVSTSLFTLFLALLVAFLVQKYPFRSDNIVGVIWAFGMAVGIILIDLTPGYNGDLMGYLFGSILSVPTQDIVLFAVIDVIFIILVLLFYRQFEILSFDKEFASLRGVKTNLFHYLLIAMMAFCIVISIKVVGLILVIALLSIPAFIAESFSKKLGQMMIISTLLSISFCVIGLFVSFYYNLASGACIIASACIAFVLYLCFRVFAKKN; from the coding sequence ATGCTTGAACTTTTATCTAGCTCTTTTATACAAAATGCTTTTTTGGCTGCATTTTTAACTAGTATTGCTTGTGGGATTATGGGGACTTTGATCATGATCAACCGCTTAAGTTCTATGGCAGGAGGCATTACGCATGGGGCTTTTGGGGGTATAGGCATAGCATTTTATTTTGGTTTGCCAGTGCTTGTTAGTACGAGTTTATTTACGCTTTTTTTAGCCTTGCTTGTAGCATTTTTAGTACAAAAATATCCTTTTAGAAGTGACAATATAGTCGGGGTTATATGGGCTTTTGGAATGGCTGTTGGTATCATACTCATAGACTTAACCCCTGGTTATAATGGTGATTTAATGGGGTATTTATTTGGTAGTATTTTGTCTGTGCCTACACAAGATATAGTTTTATTTGCAGTGATTGATGTGATTTTTATCATTTTAGTATTGCTTTTTTATCGTCAATTTGAAATTCTAAGCTTTGATAAAGAATTTGCAAGCTTAAGAGGGGTTAAAACTAATCTTTTTCATTATCTTTTAATCGCAATGATGGCTTTTTGTATCGTTATAAGCATCAAAGTAGTAGGACTTATACTTGTGATAGCTTTGCTTAGTATACCTGCATTTATCGCTGAGAGCTTTTCTAAAAAGCTTGGTCAAATGATGATCATCTCTACGCTTTTGAGCATAAGTTTTTGCGTGATAGGGCTTTTTGTGAGTTTTTATTATAATCTTGCAAGTGGAGCTTGTATCATAGCTAGTGCTTGTATAGCTTTTGTGCTTTATCTTTGTTTTAGAGTTTTTGCAAAGAAAAATTGA
- a CDS encoding metal ABC transporter ATP-binding protein, protein MIKINIKNLNFSYNQDEVLKNINLNYESKDFLAIVGPNGGGKSTLLKLILGLLNSHKNINFENLSLKDIGYVPQNTLANPNFPVRVLEVVMMGRVDKKFFGFYTKKDQEQALLALEKVGMRNFWDKKINELSGGQRQRVYIARALASECKLLILDEPTASIDTKGSVQIFELLKKLHESGVGVIVICHDLNVSLAYANKIAYLNKELFLHENTPEKKAHLLAHLSQNHTHFCDVELSLEQCCCEGKNHA, encoded by the coding sequence ATGATAAAAATCAATATTAAAAATTTAAATTTTTCATATAACCAAGATGAGGTTTTAAAAAATATCAACCTAAACTATGAAAGCAAAGACTTTTTAGCCATAGTAGGGCCAAATGGCGGGGGTAAATCTACACTTTTAAAACTCATACTAGGCTTACTAAATAGTCATAAAAATATAAACTTTGAAAACTTAAGTTTAAAAGATATAGGTTATGTCCCACAAAATACTTTAGCTAATCCAAACTTTCCAGTACGCGTGCTAGAAGTGGTGATGATGGGAAGGGTGGATAAAAAATTCTTTGGTTTTTATACCAAAAAAGATCAAGAGCAAGCCTTGCTAGCCTTAGAAAAAGTAGGTATGAGAAATTTTTGGGATAAAAAAATCAACGAACTAAGCGGAGGCCAAAGACAAAGAGTTTATATAGCAAGAGCCCTAGCAAGTGAATGTAAGCTTTTGATCCTTGATGAGCCTACTGCAAGCATAGATACCAAAGGCTCGGTGCAGATTTTTGAGCTTTTGAAAAAATTACACGAAAGTGGGGTTGGCGTGATAGTAATATGCCATGATTTAAATGTAAGCTTAGCTTATGCAAATAAAATCGCATATTTAAACAAAGAATTATTCTTACATGAAAACACCCCTGAAAAAAAGGCACATTTGCTAGCGCATTTAAGCCAAAATCACACGCATTTTTGTGATGTGGAGCTTAGCTTGGAGCAGTGTTGCTGTGAAGGAAAAAACCATGCTTGA
- a CDS encoding metal ABC transporter solute-binding protein, Zn/Mn family, whose amino-acid sequence MRVLFLCLISFLSIYAKDLVSVSIAPQAYFVKQIAKDTLDINIVIPPNANEHTFEFKPSGILKLEKSDIYFTANLEFEKIWILKLKDNLKNTKIISTQNGIDFIPLQEHAHEGHHHHGDDPHTWLDPLLAKTHVKNITLALIEQYPQNKAFYEQNLENFLKEMDALNLQIQALFKNVKNKHFLVYHPSWGYFAKRYHLSQIPVEIEGKEPKPKDLAKLAKLIQKEQIKAIFVPKGANNNTIKAMASNYNLKIMELDHLPSDYKNELLKDAKNIASVLQ is encoded by the coding sequence ATGCGTGTATTGTTTTTGTGTTTGATTTCATTTTTAAGTATATATGCTAAAGATTTGGTAAGTGTTAGCATAGCTCCACAAGCTTACTTTGTAAAACAAATTGCTAAAGACACTTTAGATATTAATATAGTCATACCACCTAATGCAAATGAGCATACTTTCGAATTTAAACCAAGTGGTATTTTAAAACTTGAAAAAAGCGATATTTACTTCACAGCAAATTTAGAATTTGAAAAAATTTGGATTTTAAAACTTAAAGATAATCTCAAAAATACCAAAATCATCTCTACTCAAAATGGCATTGATTTTATACCTTTGCAAGAGCATGCACATGAAGGACACCATCATCATGGAGATGACCCTCACACATGGCTTGATCCACTTTTAGCAAAAACTCATGTTAAAAATATCACTTTAGCACTTATAGAACAATACCCACAAAATAAAGCATTTTATGAGCAAAATTTAGAAAATTTCTTAAAAGAAATGGATGCATTAAATTTACAAATACAAGCTTTATTTAAAAATGTAAAAAACAAGCATTTTCTAGTCTATCATCCATCTTGGGGGTATTTTGCAAAAAGATACCATCTAAGTCAAATTCCTGTTGAAATAGAAGGAAAAGAACCTAAGCCAAAAGACTTAGCCAAGCTTGCAAAACTCATACAAAAAGAGCAAATAAAAGCTATTTTTGTACCTAAAGGAGCTAATAATAATACCATTAAAGCTATGGCAAGTAATTATAATCTTAAAATCATGGAACTTGATCATTTGCCAAGTGATTATAAAAATGAGCTTTTAAAAGATGCAAAAAATATAGCAAGCGTTTTACAATGA
- a CDS encoding class I SAM-dependent methyltransferase gives MNLWNKKAKSYARYNPSLNEIQKATFAKLGSLQGKSVVDIGCGSGVWTLHLAQKAKSVLGVDSSSAMLEILQEDAKTHAISNVKTLNLDFENFYKNNNTKFDLAFLSMSPALQNEKDYKAFLNLASKKVYLGWASRRKSSFLDPIFERFNTHFKGYYEEDLQSFLNAQNISYESEVFNETRVVKRDKESAIENALWHLSMNGINANKQELESFVKDEVEEIIEANIKILFIE, from the coding sequence ATGAATTTATGGAATAAAAAAGCAAAAAGCTATGCAAGGTATAATCCTAGTTTAAACGAAATTCAAAAAGCTACTTTTGCAAAACTTGGATCCTTACAAGGTAAAAGTGTAGTGGATATAGGTTGTGGGAGTGGTGTTTGGACTTTGCATTTGGCACAAAAAGCAAAAAGTGTTTTGGGTGTAGATAGCTCTAGTGCTATGCTTGAAATTTTACAAGAAGATGCAAAAACTCATGCTATATCAAATGTAAAAACTTTAAATTTAGACTTTGAAAACTTTTATAAAAATAATAACACGAAATTTGACTTAGCCTTTTTGAGTATGTCTCCTGCTTTACAAAATGAAAAAGACTATAAAGCTTTTTTAAACTTAGCTTCTAAAAAAGTGTATTTAGGTTGGGCAAGTAGGCGCAAAAGTAGCTTTTTAGATCCTATATTTGAGCGTTTTAACACGCATTTTAAAGGTTATTATGAGGAGGATTTACAAAGTTTTTTAAATGCGCAAAATATCTCTTATGAAAGTGAAGTTTTTAACGAAACTAGAGTAGTAAAAAGAGATAAAGAAAGTGCGATAGAAAATGCTTTGTGGCATTTGAGTATGAATGGTATTAATGCAAACAAACAAGAGTTAGAAAGCTTTGTAAAAGATGAGGTAGAAGAGATTATAGAAGCAAATATTAAAATTTTATTCATAGAATAA
- a CDS encoding TM2 domain-containing protein, translated as MDANSVFLSLKDKTPSNKWSELQQKLSNASEEALSQIALTPLKSNIVALVIGIFFGWCGADRFYIGDKKIAFAKIALFVFIVVVVTVTQIDTLRLIITLYVLVDLYFVWKETKKRNLSKIYSILD; from the coding sequence ATGGATGCAAATTCTGTATTTTTGTCTCTTAAAGATAAAACCCCATCAAACAAATGGAGTGAATTACAACAAAAATTATCTAATGCATCAGAGGAAGCTTTATCTCAAATTGCTTTAACGCCTTTAAAAAGTAATATAGTTGCTTTGGTTATAGGTATTTTCTTTGGATGGTGCGGTGCAGATAGATTTTATATTGGTGATAAAAAAATTGCTTTTGCTAAGATTGCTTTATTTGTTTTTATTGTTGTGGTTGTAACAGTAACACAAATTGATACTTTAAGATTGATTATTACTCTATATGTTTTGGTGGATTTATATTTTGTATGGAAAGAAACCAAAAAGAGAAACTTATCAAAAATTTATAGTATTTTGGATTGA
- a CDS encoding TM2 domain-containing protein: MFLLYLKDKIPANKLSFIEEQLKHISEDKLQKLNLVKLKNAELGLILSITFGSCGVDRFYKGDWLLGCAKLSLLFLYVVFNTPIDVICVFVVLFWYIADIFLVFFGIKKDNFKKIIGFMKES, translated from the coding sequence ATGTTTTTGCTTTATCTTAAAGATAAAATTCCTGCAAATAAACTATCTTTTATTGAAGAACAATTAAAGCATATTTCGGAAGATAAGCTTCAAAAACTTAATTTAGTTAAGTTAAAAAATGCCGAGCTTGGTTTAATCTTAAGCATTACTTTTGGTTCTTGCGGGGTTGATAGATTTTATAAAGGTGATTGGCTTCTTGGTTGTGCTAAATTATCGCTTCTGTTTTTGTATGTTGTATTTAATACCCCTATAGATGTTATTTGTGTATTTGTGGTTTTATTTTGGTATATTGCTGATATTTTTTTGGTGTTTTTTGGTATAAAAAAAGATAATTTTAAAAAGATTATTGGTTTTATGAAAGAGTCATAA